The sequence below is a genomic window from Macrobrachium nipponense isolate FS-2020 chromosome 40, ASM1510439v2, whole genome shotgun sequence.
TTCCTTCCAACGAGTCGTGGTGCTTTAAGTATCAGATGAGGCGTTGGTATCCTGTGGCAAACTTGACTAAAGTCCGTATGGCAACCATATACGAACAGTATCACCAGGTGAGTTTCAGAGTATTGTGGAAAGATCTCCAGTGCTATAACGGAAATAGTGAGCAGATTTTCATACTGACTTCTTTTCCCACTAATTGCTGCTCACCCTTTATCATTTATGTCCAAAGAACTTCATTCTTTTAAGATCTCACTGTGCCATAACTCACTTTTATAATTGAATTGGCTAAGAGTGaccaatattaaaattttttttaaaaattggtttaaccagaccaccaagTCACATTTTCTTACTCAGATTTACTTGTTTTGTACAACAGTTTCCTTGACTGCTGTTTGCTCGGAAAGCATACAAAAAGTAAATTGTTAGGGTAGGTGAAGGTTATAGGTTAACCAAGCACGAGCTTTGCAAAGTTTTACCATAGTTTGCATTTTTCTGCATTCCTTGGACCTATTAGTGGGGTTAAAAGAGTTTGTCTTTAGTAAAGCATAGCACAGTGCCAGAAAAGCTTTTAATATTGTATGCTCAACTAAATAAAAAGTAATCTTATTATAAAGTTTAAAGTGCCCTTGGCCCAGCCATATTAAAGCCATTAGTTTCAACTTATTGTTCTGGTTAAATTATTTCCTTAACATTTTACAATAGTAAATGATATTCAGTTTGTTAAAACtgaatattaaatttataaaaatttttggtAGGTTTTTAgagatttatacaaaatataagaagaaTTCGTAGAACAGTACTTTATGGTTCTTTCCCTGTACCATGTGAATTAAATACAGAAAGATACTTATTAGTGGTTAttaaaacttttgtatttaaatttcatCCTTGTAATTGCTCTGTTTCTTATGCATTATTTGTAACTGATCAGTTTCTTGTGGATTATTTCAGAACGTTTCCAAATGGTGATGATGAACTCCACTGTAAACACACTTGACATCTGTGAAGTCTGTGGTTCCTATCAGTGTCCTTATTGTCCAATTTACAGCTCGGCACCATCTGTGAACATACCTCACCTCATGATTCTCTTTTCCACATCTGCAGTGGTGTACATATACCAGAGTATCAGCTCCTATATTTCTTTAAGAATTTTTAGCAGGTCTCGTAGAGTATGCTAGCAGTTGGGATAGTATGTATAGCAGTCCTAAGAGGCTTGCCTTTGTGTAGCTGAAATTCTCATATCAGGCCAAAGACAAGTTAAATAGAACATGCAAGTTCTTTTagtctagaaaataaaaaattctgaattGGAATAAATTGTCATCACtaataatgaaatggaataaaTTGTCATCACCAAGTGCCTTACATTAACATGTACCATTACCCTGAGTTATATGTTGTTTTAATTAACATGGTTTTGAGAAACTAATTTAATAATTCTCTCCTTGAATTATTGTTGCTTGAGTATGAAATATCGATGATATACTCAAAATACCAGCAGTGTTTCACTTTATTGTTGTACAGTTAttaatagcagcagtttcacttATAACTGTTGTCcagttattattatcagaagGTATTACATTCTCTAGATATGTTTTTGAAATGTAAGCATTTATCAAATGTATGAATTGGTGAAAGTTTTGGATTataaatgattattttaattttcatagacTAATCTGTTACTTAATGCACAGTAGTTACTGGTTATTTGATATGACATGTATAGGGATACTATTTTTCACTTTTGAAGAGTACTTTAGGTACAATATTATTGATGTAGTTATATTTACATTTGAAATTGCTAAAATTTGAAGCATTGAGCATTTATATTTACGGAGGTGTGTGTCTGCCCGTGCTTAAATTACACCATCAGGGTTTAATTATTTCTGTAAGTTACATCCAGTAAGAGAGCCTGCTgtctttttatttgtgtattagaAAAAGTTTTGCAATATGTTCCTTAAGTTTCATGAATTTCTATTTTGATGTAAGCCTGAACTCAGCTGTCTCCTGTGAAGTGGACAGTGTTGAGCTTTTAGCTGTTGTTTTGAAGGTAAATTTCCACTGTCCCAGATACATCTGTATTTTTCCTGAGTGAAGTAATTTAAATTTCTATTATCCATGGTAGGTTATTTCTGAACTTGAAACTGGATATTTCTTTTGCCTTTTACCTTAAATCTGCaactgtatatatttgtttttattcagatcTGTCCTGTAGAATATAATTATTCTAATGTGTTTTTACATAAATCCGTCCAGTTGAATTAATATTCAATGTACCTTTATATCTAGGTGTAAAGTTTTTATGGTATTTGTGGTTGACTTAATGTGATGATTCATTGTATAGCTAGTATTAATGTTGGagctatttttatattaagagttAACTGATAGTATGTTTTTTACAGTGCGTTAACTGATAATATGTTTCTTACAGTGTTTGTAcatttcttgacattttttttgtaTCAGTGTGATAGAGAACTTCTGTAATTAAgcattgaaaactgaaaacagGATTTGATACAAGCAGTCTATGCAAACTACAAAGGTTTTAATTCTTAAACAGTGTAATGTAAAAGTATACGAAGACCCTTAGACGTACCAACCATAGTGTTTTCAGAGAGAAATTTAAGGCGGCAGGATTTTCAGTTGTTCAtcttaatcatttttttaaaaacaatttagcAGATTCCTGAATCTTAAGAATTTTGAGAATGGTATATTTGGGTGTATTAGACTCATAGTAACTGGATAATGAATGTCTGGCGACTACTACTTTTCAATGTTACACTGACTTGCCAAATGCATAGATGTTTGTATGCTGTAAAATGTTTCAtgaaagttttttaataaacttaataaaagttttttcatGAAAGTTTTCTAATAAACTTAGAAAAACCTTTAAGTTTTTTTAATCCTGATACTTGATTATATACTAATACAGAGTTGTTCCTACACAACAAAAGCTACAAGTAaggtgatggtttttttttttttatagcagtcTGCCCCTACAGGATTTTAAAACCAATCAATCAAGATCACCCATGACAAATTAATCTTGGAAAGTTTGGATAACTTTAAAAATCAAATGAGAACTCTTGACACCTGGGATCTGCCCAATCATATTGTGTGGTAAAACAACTACCCATAATAAAACAACTACccattatattgttaattaagaCTGACAGGTTTGTGGCAAACAGTGGGCTTATATGAAAAAACTTCACAATTATTTTAATGGTATAAATAAGAAACAACTTTAAAGAAACAAATTCATGGTTTTAATCTAAAATTTTCAAAAGATAACTAACTTACTCTAGCCAGGAAACATGCATTATATGATCAGTACTGTATTATGAAAAGTTACTAAATTAAAATGttagaaaaacaaatacaatCGCTAGAgatggaaatgataaaaaatccaAATTTCCTTACGTTTTCTTGCTTAATGCTCTGGCACTACCCTTTTTCCAGTCCTTTCATAGCATATGTAGTATTCAGCTCACCTTGACTGAGTGCCAAATGTATACTCTGGATGCTTATCAATActgaaaataaagtaatatattcAATAGAGTAAAGAAGTTTCCTCATTCATAGTTAAAATATGTTtacagcttcctaaaaaataattgaaacagaaaaatcCACAAGTAAACAGTACTAATTTGCATCCATTACCAGTTTACCAATGTATTTGCATTTGAAAGCCCTTGTAATGCTTTAAGGCCACAGAGCATCATAATATGTACTAGTGCTGATGGTCGTGCTTCTAAGCCAAAAAGAAAGCATGAAGGGCTTCCTCTTAATGACAAAATATAAATCTTGATTACAATTAGAAAAATACAATTACTAATATAGACCTAATACTATTACTAAATGCAGATGATCAAAACTTCAGTTTTCTGGATAATTAAAGAATCTTTCTTCAGTAAACATGGACATGAGGGTAATACTTcagaaaaaagaaagtttaagGCTATTAAAGCATTAGTCTATTTCACataatattgaaaaacaaaatttataatgcAAGACTACATTGCATCCACAGAAATGGTTTGTATCTATTATAACTATAGATTCAGTACTACATTCCTCTTTTCAACGTCCTTTTCTTGATCAAATAACTTCATTATATGAAGTAATATTGAACAGTTCCACTTTTTCCAAAATACTAAATGAGATTTTGATTCAAAATCTTATAAATAGAAAACAAGAACTCGGGGTCATCCCTTACCCTTGAAAGACTTGGAAGTCAAAAAGGCGGCCATGGACTCCTTGATCAAGCTCTTCAAGTGAAGCCATTTCTAGTGAAGTTAACTCAAAATCAAAAACCTGTGGAGACATAAAAGTGCCATAAGTTACACAAGATAATAAGTTAAGGAATTCATACGTGCAAATATAGTACAGTATGCCTACAGCAAAATCACGACTCTGCCACCCACTGCAAGGCATGATTGGCTAGCTCTTGAAAGGGGAATGACATCACACGAATTAAGTCCATATGATTAACCAATACTGATTTGACTCCATTCGGTAATGTTGAGCTCTGTGCATCGCTGCATGAATGATGATATCACAGATTTGAGTTCCCGGAGTTGAGTATGCAATTGATATCGccaataaaacatatattaagttatatatcattatgaaaatCTTGGATCATTCtgtctgtgcattttttttttctttgatcatGTGCAGCCTTAATACATAAggatcttacttttttttttattggtgttggCCACACTGACATTgattgaaatgaagcatagacttatGCAGCCAGTTCCGATATTAGGAACCCTGCATGTCCAATGTTAATATCATTGTAAGATTAGGCCTACATATCAAATGCGTATATTTTAAGGCAATGACAGCATAGGcgtacacgtcaatttcttatattttgaggcaatgacaaggcataggcctacacgtcaattgtCTACATTTTGAGCCAATTACATAGCATAGGGCTGACACATCACATTCTTacattttgagacaatgacagggcataggcctaaaCATCATATTCTTACACTttaaggcaatgacagggcacAGGCCTACACGATAATTTCTTACTGAAAATAGTTTTCTACTCGTAGCTGTCAGAAATATGCAGAGTAGTTTTTAATTATCATAACTGCTTCAACTTCTcgacatataatgtatatgcacaGTAGAAAGTACACATATAagcatgtatacacatatacatatacatacatctgtGGCCATAGTTATTGCAACGCCATTTATACCACAgagaataaaactttaacttgtaGGCATGTAGCCAATGGCAGACATAGACTGATCATAGGGCTGTTTCAGCCTTACATACAACTATGGAACTGCCctcaataaattaaatagaaaatatatttacgaAAGAGGTAACATATTAAATGTAAGGCTGCTttagcatttctatgaaaatgaaggccATAGcaggaaggcatcataagatacataataaaataagtaaaaaataaatgatagctGAAAAAGACATGTATGAGTACCCAAACCAGTCTGCAAGTAGGCCATGATTCATTTGATTTGGAGTCATTCTTTTAGATTACCCTATTGGACACAAAAAATGTCAGCAAAttacttgttctctctctctctctttgttgttaggagaatattctagtgTAGACTATACATATTCATAAGATCTctattacaaaatttcaattaacAATAATGGGCAGATAATTCTTTACACTAGTCTTTTATGAATAGGtctacatttattttgcaatgtttGGTCACCACAGAAAAAGTGTTCAGTCACTACAAGAACCATAATAGCAACAACaaaacaagaataaccacaacAAAAACCACAATAAAAGAGCTGAATATAAGGTAGGCCTATAATCCAAACGTCATAACCTGCATCAATGCGAAAATAGTCCAGGACAACAAGATAATTCAACTGATCGGGGTTAACTAGGGAATTGTCGGTCTCCTTGTGCTGCCATCCTTCCTGACAGGGTATGGAACTTCGGTAGTCCCCAACAAATACAGCTGAATTCAGGCTACTCGAATACTGGAGTCTGGACGTTGGCCAGGCCTAAACTGGTATGCTAGGCTAGATACGGCCGGCTGTCGTTGGTACACTAACTCTCCTCATTTGTGACATACCTCTTCGTACACTGGGTTCTTCCTCGTCGCCACTGTTACATTCTcgtcctttagtacttaggtcctaagaagacagggtggtcattcacgtactttattatggtatatcaattacaagtaaggagaccccatgcttatgctggcttcccagttcgtggatggcgggagatttctacaacaactcccagaaagttcaacatagtagaatgagagagtagtgtttctcaatacattacatTAATTTAGATCAGTAAACAACATTGCTAAACtaaagaagatgaaaagaaccacagattaaccaaaTTTCTCAAACCATTGAATGGTTGTGACAGTGGGCGAGGCTTAACTGCAAAGAACCGTGGATTTTGCTAAAGTAAGATACATCTGTAGAAGATGGGCAGCTAAATGAGAGATAAAATTGCCTGTCATAGGGTTCCTGGGGAAGAAGGGGATATGCATGCATCAACCTACGATGAGTAGcaggtctttatttattttttattttttttaaagaatggtgTGTCTGGGATTTAAATATACTGATGCATGAAGAGGCTTGGTAAAAGTAATGGAGTTTGTCATAAAactaatataaacataaattggTTCAGGGACACAGCTTGTGAAAATCACAAACAAATGCTTATTAATCAGTGATGGGATTACTGGTTacccaaacaaacaacaaaagcaGTAATGTAATATCAAAATTAGTTCAACTAATTCATCCATTCATTTGATGTTAATCTGCAAAAACAAGCATTAATCACCTGGAAATTTTCCTGTATTCTCTCAGGCCTTGATGACTTTGGGATAACTATGATACCCAACTGTATGAGGAACCGAAGTACTATCTGTGCTGGTGTCTTGTTATGGACTGAAGCCAATGAAGTTACAGTGGGATGTTTTAGCAAGACTGGAACCTCCTTGAAACCCCTGAGAATTAGAAAAACCAACAAAATTTTGCAAGCTTGTGCAAATAAGAATCTTAAATAATCTGTTTCATTAAATACAACcatcttattttatttagagTATGTATACTGTCAGGAACAAGGTGATGTTCACTGGAAAAAGTCATTAATTGCAAAAAGTAGTCTCTGAATCTTCCTCCCTAGTGAGCATCATTCTCTTCTAGGTACACTCTACTAATAACTGGCATAGGTTCCTTTAATGAGTGGATGTAGATGCAGAGACAAAATCAAGTGGAGAGCACATTTAGTAGAATAGaaagtttgtatttattttctaagcattttttaattttcatgagtTCCTGTAACGAACAAACCTCTTACTTCCCTTGAATTTCTACCTCAGTGAGAGGTGACATATAGTTGTACACAATTCATATATGACTGTAATTGATAAACCATGCAAAAACCAAGTAATTTAAAGACCTTAAAGTATTTGACACAGGAATCGCAAATCCTGCTAGCCGGTGCAATTACTATTGTGTGACATGCTACAATATAACTAatctgattacaaaaaaaagctTGCTACTtgagactcattaaaaatggaTTTTGTGCTAAATTAAACAAAAGAACAAATCACAGATATAATTATTCTAAACTGCAAAAGCATTACAATGTATAGACTTGGAGCACAAACATAAAAGCACAAGTGACGCACATACCCTTGGACTTTGAACCAcgttgtagtttaaaatatatcttCATATGCACAAAACCTTACAAAATAAATGCATGACAGATTCAGTTAACTTTTTCCATACCTTGGAGGCTTATAAGGAGCGCCCAATGGAGCATAAGCACATATTGATACACCATGCTCCTTGCAGAATTCCCGCATCTTTCTCTGCTGATAATATGCATGCAATTCAACCTGATGATTTGCTGGCATGATACGGCACACTACAGAGaacaaaaaataagttaaatatatCCAGGAAGTTGCTCAATTATATTATCAAAAGcttggtaataaaaaataattacacacTAAAAGTCTCCTCATCCTTGTTCTGAGTTCTATTTAACCGCCAAGGACgaatgattttaaaatatataaattttaataatacataatatttatcATTTGGAAACTTATCTGCTGTTAACTATAGCTTATATCTCCTTGCCGACTGGTGCAGAGATATATGCTTTATTTAATGGTtggtaagattcatcccaaataatgTAGCTTACTTTTACCGTAGGTAATGCATTCATAAAATATCAAGAGGGAAACTTATATTTCTGAAGGGCATAGATGCAAAT
It includes:
- the LOC135211880 gene encoding prostaglandin F synthase 2-like isoform X2 — its product is MIVNTALECGYRHIDTAFLYQNESAIGEVLDEWLSSGRITREDLFVTTKLPMVANRAADVGRFLDKSLTNLRLSYVDLFLIHHPVGMKGKNDSDIFPKDELGNMVFDFDTDLESLYKAMENQVDSGKAKSIGLSNFDCKQVERILKVCRIMPANHQVELHAYYQQRKMREFCKEHGVSICAYAPLGAPYKPPRGFKEVPVLLKHPTVTSLASVHNKTPAQIVLRFLIQLGIIVIPKSSRPERIQENFQVFDFELTSLEMASLEELDQGVHGRLFDFQVFQGIDKHPEYTFGTQSR